The following coding sequences lie in one Arachis ipaensis cultivar K30076 chromosome B05, Araip1.1, whole genome shotgun sequence genomic window:
- the LOC107641670 gene encoding mitogen-activated protein kinase kinase kinase A-like — protein MCRTTQLLRSLPSFSKRYKHTPTQLTSFNSLTVNTYTFLFFTIMDWIRGPTLGSGSFATVSLATPKNPSLPFHIPVAVKSSDRFTSSLLVNEEHVLNRLGSSCPRIVKCLGHDTTVENGESFYNIFLEYASNGTLADQMKKNQGGMFDEKQVRRYVRSVMEGLKHIHENGFIHCDIKLHNMLVFEDGEVKISDFGLAKEKGAVQRGDKKWECRGTPLYMSPESVNDNEYESPADIWALGCAAVEMLTGKPAWNVKSGSNMWSLLIRIGVGEEIPVIPEDLSEQGKDFLRKCFVKDPRERWTAEMLVNHPFLADEDNHDALIHNEISPKSNFDFPDWDFTSTVTDSAVTTVLSPGDWLPRLVTEQGLPDWSEFEGWISVRRRVILEASLVVGS, from the coding sequence ATGTGCAGAACGACGCAATTGTTGAGAAGCCTTCCCTCCTTCTCCAAACGCTATAAACACACACCAACACAGTTAACCTCATTCAATTCCTTAACTGTAAACACATATACATTCTTATTCTTCACAATCATGGACTGGATTCGAGGACCAACCCTCGGCAGTGGAAGCTTCGCCACCGTCAGTTTAGCCACACCCAAAAACCCTTCCCTTCCGTTCCACATTCCGGTTGCCGTTAAGTCCTCCGATCGTTTCACCTCCTCCCTCCTCGTTAATGAGGAACACGTCCTTAACCGCCTCGGTTCTTCTTGTCCTCGAATCGTTAAGTGCTTGGGCCACGACACCACCGTCGAAAACGGTGAGTCGTTTTACAACATCTTCCTCGAATACGCTTCGAACGGTACACTCGCTGATCAGATGAAGAAGAATCAAGGTGGGATGTTCGATGAGAAACAAGTAAGAAGGTACGTGAGGTCCGTCATGGAAGGGTTGAAACACATTCACGAGAATGGGTTCATTCACTGCGATATTAAGCTTCATAACATGCTTGTGTTCGAAGATGGCGAGGTGAAGATCTCGGATTTCGGGCTCGCGAAGGAGAAAGGTGCAGTGCAGCGTGGAGACAAGAAGTGGGAGTGCAGGGGAACGCCTCTCTACATGTCCCCTGAGTCGGTGAATGATAACGAGTACGAGTCTCCCGCGGATATATGGGCCCTTGGATGCGCTGCCGTGGAGATGCTCACCGGAAAGCCAGCGTGGAATGTTAAGAGTGGGTCCAACATGTGGTCGCTGCTAATTCGGATTGGAGTTGGTGAAGAAATTCCGGTGATTCCGGAGGACTTGTCCGAACAGGGGAAAGACTTTTTGAGAAAGTGTTTCGTTAAGGATCCCAGGGAGAGGTGGACGGCGGAGATGCTCGTCAACCACCCGTTTCTCGCCGATGAAGACAACCATGATGCTTTGATCCATAACGAAATCTCGCCCAAAAGTAACTTTGACTTTCCTGATTGGGATTTCACTTCCACGGTGACTGATTCTGCTGTCACCACTGTTTTGTCGCCGGGGGATTGGCTACCGCGGCTAGTGACGGAGCAGGGATTGCCAGATTGGTCAGAATTCGAGGGCTGGATAAGTGTTCGGAGAAGAGTTATCCTGGAAGCTTCGTTGGTAGTGGGATCTTAA
- the LOC107641671 gene encoding mitogen-activated protein kinase kinase kinase 3-like → MDWIRGPTLGSGSFATVSLATPKNPSLPFHIPVAVKSSDRFTSFLLVNEEHVLNRLGSSCPRIVKCLGHDTTVENGESFYNIFLEYASNGTLADQMKKNQGGRFDEKQVRRYARSVMEGLKHIHENGFIHCDIKLQNMLVFEDGEVKISDFGLAKEKGATVQRGDKKWECRGTPLYMSPESVNDNEYESPADIWAVGCAAVEMLTGKPAWNVKSGSNMWSLLIRIGVGEEIPVIPEDLSEQGKDFLRKCFVKDPRERWTAEMLLNHPFLAEDSHDALIHNEISPRSNFDFPDWDSTSTVTDSAVTTVSSPGDWLPRLVTEQGSPDWSESEGWISVRRRVILEASLAVGS, encoded by the coding sequence ATGGACTGGATTCGAGGACCAACCCTCGGCAGTGGAAGCTTCGCCACCGTCAGTTTAGCCACACCCAAGAACCCTTCCCTTCCGTTCCACATTCCGGTTGCCGTTAAGTCCTCCGATCGTTTCACCTCCTTCCTCCTTGTTAACGAGGAACACGTCCTTAACCGCCTCGGTTCTTCTTGTCCTCGAATCGTTAAGTGCTTGGGTCACGACACTACGGTCGAAAACGGTGAGTCGTTTTACAACATCTTCCTCGAATATGCTTCCAACGGTACGCTCGCTGATCAGATGAAGAAGAATCAAGGTGGGAGGTTCGATGAGAAACAAGTAAGAAGGTACGCGAGGTCCGTCATGGAAGGGTTGAAGCACATTCACGAGAATGGGTTCATTCACTGCGATATTAAGCTTCAGAACATGCTTGTGTTCGAAGATGGCGAGGTGAAGATCTCGGATTTCGGGCTCGCGAAGGAGAAAGGTGCGACAGTGCAGCGTGGAGACAAGAAGTGGGAGTGCAGGGGAACGCCTCTCTACATGTCCCCTGAGTCGGTGAATGATAACGAGTACGAGTCTCCGGCGGATATATGGGCCGTTGGATGCGCCGCCGTGGAGATGCTCACCGGAAAGCCAGCGTGGAATGTTAAGAGTGGGTCCAACATGTGGTCGCTGCTAATTCGGATTGGAGTCGGTGAAGAAATTCCGGTGATTCCGGAGGACTTGTCCGAACAGGGGAAGGACTTTTTGAGAAAGTGTTTCGTTAAGGATCCCAGGGAGAGGTGGACGGCAGAGATGCTCCTCAACCACCCGTTTCTCGCCGAAGACAGCCATGATGCTTTGATTCATAACGAAATCTCGCCCAGAAGTAACTTTGACTTTCCTGATTGGGATTCCACTTCGACGGTGACTGATTCTGCTGTCACCACTGTTTCGTCGCCGGGGGATTGGCTACCACGGCTAGTGACGGAGCAGGGATCGCCGGATTGGTCAGAATCGGAGGGCTGGATAAGTGTTCGGAGAAGAGTTATCCTGGAAGCTTCGTTAGCAGTGGGATCTTAG